Proteins encoded in a region of the Eschrichtius robustus isolate mEscRob2 chromosome 16, mEscRob2.pri, whole genome shotgun sequence genome:
- the TNFRSF17 gene encoding tumor necrosis factor receptor superfamily member 17, with product MAQQCFQNEYFDRLLNACKPCHLRCPNTPPLICQRYCNTMKGTNAILWTCLGLSLIVSLTVFVLMFLLRKMSSEPLKDEFKNTGSALQKEANADLYESDNGGTGVETLLSRGLGYTVEECTCEDCVRSKPKVDSDHFFPLPAMEEGATILVTTKTNDYCNSLLAASSVTGTEKSIFPAN from the exons ATGGCTCAACAGTGCTTCCAAAATGAATATTTTGACAGATTGCTGAATGCTTGCAAACCGTGTCACCTTCGATGCCCTAATACCCCTCCTCTAATATGTCAGCGTTATTGTAATACAA TGAAAGGAACAAATGCAATTCTCTGGACCTGTTTGGGCCTCAGCTTGATAGTTTCTTTGACAGTTTTCGTGTTGATGTTCTTGCTCAGGAAGATGAGCTCCGAGCCATTAAAGGATGAATTTAAAAACACAG GATCGGCTCTCCAGAAGGAAGCTAACGCAGACCTGTATGAGAGCGACAATGGCGGGACTGGTGTGGAAACTCTTCTTTCGAGAGGCCTTGGGTACACAGTGGAAGAATGTACGTGTGAAGACTGTGTCAGGAGCAAACCAAAGGTCGATTCTGACCATTTCTTTCCACTCCCAGCCATGGAGGAAGGTGCAACCATTCTTGTTACCACGAAAACAAACGACTACTGCAACAGCCTGCTAGCTGCCTCCAGTGTCACGGGGACGGAGAAATCAATTTTCCCAGCTAATTAA